From a region of the Mytilus galloprovincialis chromosome 3, xbMytGall1.hap1.1, whole genome shotgun sequence genome:
- the LOC143068694 gene encoding SPRY domain-containing protein 7-like — translation MSLTRCLCCLRMLNGNSGHIPLKEIPTVQLDTNHMGNDVVIVKNGKRICGTGAALSNAPIAQDKAYFEVKLQSTGVWGVGLATKRCNVNAVPLGQDSDSWVVNHDAVMYHNKEQKGTMSQSLNEGDILGITYDHVHLNFYLNGQPMNCPFSGMKGTVFPVFYVDEGAVLDVQFDHFYHQPPDGFDSIMIEQSLL, via the exons ATGTCACTTACAAGATGTCTTTGCTGTTTAAGAATGCTAAATGGCAATTCAGGACATATACCTTTGAAGGAAATTCCAACAGTACAACTTGACACCAATCACATGG GTAATGATGTTGTGATTGTAAAAAATGGTAAAAGAATATGTGGAACAGGTGCAGCATTGTCAAATGCTCCTATAGCACAAGATAAAGCTTACTTTGAAGTTAAGCTACAGAGTACAG gtGTATGGGGAGTTGGTCTTGCCACAAAGAGATGTAATGTAAATGCAGTACCGCTAGGACAAGATAGTGATTCATGGGTTGTCAATCATGATGCTGTTATGTACCACAACAAAGAACAAAAAGGGACTATGAGTCAGAGCTTAAATGAAGGAGACATTTTG GGGATAACATATGACCATGTTCATTTAAACTTTTACTTGAATGGCCAGCCTATGAATTGTCCTTTCTCTGGAATGAAGGGAACAGTTTTTCCTGTGTTCTATG tGGATGAAGGTGCCGTGTTAGATGTACAGTTTGACCATTTTTATCACCAGCCTCCAGATGGCTTCGACAGCATAATGATAGAACAGTCATTGTTGTGA